A segment of the Entelurus aequoreus isolate RoL-2023_Sb linkage group LG23, RoL_Eaeq_v1.1, whole genome shotgun sequence genome:
gtatttccttgaattggcgcagggaatatagtattggcacgtctagaattactgccgggtcaaactggttcctcaaaataattaacgcatgcttggccttatcaccggttcattattaacgccggatcaaattcgtttcgcaaaatattaattttattatcgcatgtctataattttcgccgggtcaaactcgtttcgcaaaatatttagcatatgtctagaacttccgccgttacgtcacgagtgacgctttacctgtcctcattttcaaaatggaggaagctgctttcagtagtttgcaatcgcacaaaggcaaaaagataaagagttattcaCTAGGATTTAAAgtacaagctattgaataccggtacagtatgctaaaaagaacagtaagcagctatgttgtattaatataccgtagctgcgtgtgtcaaatactgtatgagtcattaaatgactcccgcctcctggcggTAGAGGGCGCTactgatccttcttgcgacttccggtactgcagaagaagtgacaacacgcagcaacagatcgtcttttttttcctctcgcctgaacttttaacatggaggattacataccgctaTCTCAAATAAaagagttttctaaactggactttcaatggaagcaggaggtaataattaaagaatatctccatcgagacagagagacttttaaaactgaagaaagaaaataaggaagacttttataaacaagttatcgatgcttttggtcagaaggagctgcaaatggactccatttataagtacaggtaagaccataataacgttttttttttactaaatgtgcttttcatgatggtatgcttacatcacactcaaagcgcgcGCCTAAATTTACaacattccttttggtaaacggcggagtgagaagaggttttaaaataattagcgcatgcacagccatcccgcaggcttccggtaaacgccggagtgacaggaggttttaaattaattagcgcccctgtggCTATTCGAGGAAATACGGTAACCGCAAcaagtaattgtaaaaaaaaaaaaatccaacattctGATTTGTACAttgtcagaatgtgcttgttgtatttttaaacaaaacaatctgaagttgtctttattttgaagttatcctgCCATGATTTTAgcagtccggcccactcgggagtagatttttctccatctaaaatgagtttgacgcccctggtacaaatcataatgttgttggttttttttacagttacctgttgcggttaatagtattctatctttatttgtccttgtttatattttctgaataaattatgtgataatgtaattttcaatctataaagATAAAAAACTttcatcaaaatcaaattacaggatgttatttatgtagcttgatcattttcctcgaccgaTGTactatcatgtggtttattttgtacataagtagcatcatctacaaagatacaaataattactattgcgacatctagaggacacatttagaacagcagtattttttcattcaaaaattaatttttatactcagccaactcatctcgcgggccggataaaacctgttcacgggtctgatccggccctcgggccgtacgtttgacacacccGGTGTAGCTTGTTGAATATAAACACTGGGATTTCTAACAACTAGGACGGTTCTAAAGACGCGGGTTGCCGACAAGAAATCAATAatgtttggtaaaaaaaaaataggccgCGATGTAAATGTATTTAGAACATGAAGTTATATGGGACTGCTCTGTATCCAACTTTGAGTGTCATCAGTAGACTGTTTTGATGGTTTGCTGACATACTTTTTTCTCTATTTCTGctaatacagtggtggtcaaaagtgtacgtacatgtgtaaagaacatcatgtcatggctgtcttgactttacaatcatttctacaactcttattttttttttgatgtagtgattggagcacatacttgttgatcacaactaacattcatgaagtttgcttcttttatgaatttattatgtgtctactgaaaatgtgagctgggtcaaaagtatacatacagcaatgttaatatttgcttccttggcaagttgacctgcaataaggcgcttttggtagccatccacaagcttctgcttgaccacttgaccactaaattgctgcagttcagctaaatgtgttgcttttctgacatggacttgtttcttcagcattgtccacacctttaagtcaggccattctaaaaccttcattcaagcctgatttagccattcctttaccacttttgaggtgtgtttggggtcattgtcctgttggaacacccaactgcacccaagacccaacctcctgaagaatttggagctaatcctcctttttccttgtcctatatatcaatataaaactaTATTGATCAATTAATTTATAGAACACTATTATTGTCAACACTATTATtccggttctcgcccggaaaagggtggagtgccatctccgggttggggaggagatcttgccccaagtggaggagttcaagtacctgggagtcttgttcacgagtgagggaagagtggatggtgagatcgacaggcggatcggtgcggcgtcttcagtaatgcggacgtcatatcgatccgttgtggtgaagaaggagctgagccggaaggcaaagctctcaatttaccggtcgatctacgttcccatgctcacctatggtcatgagctttgggttatgaccgaaaggacaagatcacgggtacaagcggcccaaatgagtttcctccaccgggtggcgggtctctcccttagagatagggtgagaagctctgtcatccgggaggagctcaaagtaaagcctccacatggagaggagccagatgaggtggttcgggcatctgctcaggatgccacccgaacgcctccctagggaggtgtttaaggcacgtccgaccggtaggaggccacggggaagacccaggacacgttgggtagactatgtctcccggctggcctgggaacgcctcgggatcccccgggaagagctgcccccgcgacccgacctcggataagcggaataagatggatggatggatggactattatTGTCATATTCTTGTGCTGGCAATCAACAACAGGTCAACCCTAGAGTTGTCTGTGAGTGCATGGGAGTGTGCAAGGAATCAGAAAGAAAGAGAACATAAGAATGCATGAAGATAAATTATACAGACAACGAAGGCAGTTCCCTCCATGAGGTCATAGGTCATCAGTTAAAATGGATTCATAGAGTTTCTCGAGGCGTGGGTCTAAACCGGAGGACACCCAACAATAACCGTCCGTCGCCGTTTTCTTTGCTTCCTTTCTAGCCCGACTGCAGCGGACGATGGCGACGGTCATTGTTGCCAGGACCAAAAGCAGCAAAGGAAGGACTGAGCCCAGCACACAGATCAGCACTCTGGAGCTGGCCGCCTTGGCGCTGGCGGCCAGGGACGCGTTGCTCGGCGTGACAGTCGGCACGTGCGGGAGAGCAACATCCGCGGGAGTGGATCTCTGGATCTCCACTGCCATCGTAGACACAGTCTCGGTGACGGTGGCATGTGTCGCCTGCCCCTTTAACTCATGCAACGGTGCATCGGTCACGTCCGGAACACAGTCTGTTCCGGTGGTGTCCGCACGCAACCCCCCGGGGCATACGCACCTGAAACTCCCTTCGGTGTTGACGCATTCGAAGTGACAGCGCTCGGCGGTGCATTCGTCGACGTCCGTGCACGAGTAGCCGTCCGCTGACAATGTGAAGCCATCTTGGCAGTAGCAGAAGAAGGATCCGAGTGTGTTCAAGCAGCCGTGTTCACATTCGGAGTGTGCACACTCGTCTAAATCCAGACATTTGCCATGAAGCATTTGGAAGCCATCCTTACATGCGCACACGTAGCTGCCATGTGTGTTGACACACCAATGATCAGGGCATGCGTGCGGTTGTTGGCACTCGTCAGTGTCAGAGCAGTTACGTAGGTTTGCCTCCAGTTTGAACCCGTCGGGACACTTGCAGACCGGTCCAGACTCCCCCGCCGAGCACTCGTACTCACAAGCGTCCGCGGCGCACACGCCTTGTGGCTTACAAGAGCGTCCGTCCTCCTCAATGGTGAAACCTTGGTTACAGAGGCATCGGACCTGATCCGAGTCCTGCAGGCACAGATGTTCACACCCGCCGTTGTTGACCGCACATTTCCCCTTCTCGGTCTCACAAAACGGACCTTGCACAGTCCACTGATACTCATCGTTGCTCCGCATGCACACAGAAAAGTGGGACTCCTGAGCACCGCACGTGACCTTGGCGTATGTTCCGAGTGGCAGGGATGTGATCTCAGCTTGCAGGGGTTCCTCGGAGAAAGGAGCCGTGTATGATATACGTCCGGAGCCCGACAGAAGCAGCGCATCGCACATTCCTTTGAAGTAAAACTTACACACATAAAAGGCGGGAGTTTTGCAAGGTCCGGCAGTCCATTTCAAAGTGTTCTCACCTGTGGGGTTGTAGGTAATCCGCACGCATCGCTCAGTGCACGTGTCCACGGGCTCTTTCTCCCAGTTGGAGAAGTGCGGGTCTCCCCCCCCAGAGATCCACTTGAAGCCTCTGAGTGGCTTGTCGGCTAACACGCAATCCCCTTTATGCAGCTTCAACCCGATCCAGAACTTGAAATGCTTGTCCTGCTGGACCAACGAGAGGAGCGAGTGGAGATGATGGTCCTCTTCTTTGTCTTTGACTGTCATCAGGTAGCCTCCATTATCGAAACAGCTTCGATCGGCCTTGTCAAAGCTCACCTTCTGCGTGTGTAGCGTGAAGCAGGCGTTGGAAGTGCACATTGTTTCATATCCAATGCCAAGAAATCCTCCAAAGCGGGTGATGAGCAGCAGTGCTAGGAAAGTGGGCCGCATTGTCGCACTCACGACGGCAGTTCCAACTGATGGGTCCTGAGAGTTTTCATGCGGACTGGGAGCAATATTTGGAGTTCCTTTGTGCTGGCGTGGCTCTGAAAGTACCGTTCATGTTGCTGTATCCTGTTTGGGACACAAACTAAAGGCGGAAACGATGTT
Coding sequences within it:
- the LOC133640385 gene encoding complement component C1q receptor-like, producing MRPTFLALLLITRFGGFLGIGYETMCTSNACFTLHTQKVSFDKADRSCFDNGGYLMTVKDKEEDHHLHSLLSLVQQDKHFKFWIGLKLHKGDCVLADKPLRGFKWISGGGDPHFSNWEKEPVDTCTERCVRITYNPTGENTLKWTAGPCKTPAFYVCKFYFKGMCDALLLSGSGRISYTAPFSEEPLQAEITSLPLGTYAKVTCGAQESHFSVCMRSNDEYQWTVQGPFCETEKGKCAVNNGGCEHLCLQDSDQVRCLCNQGFTIEEDGRSCKPQGVCAADACEYECSAGESGPVCKCPDGFKLEANLRNCSDTDECQQPHACPDHWCVNTHGSYVCACKDGFQMLHGKCLDLDECAHSECEHGCLNTLGSFFCYCQDGFTLSADGYSCTDVDECTAERCHFECVNTEGSFRCVCPGGLRADTTGTDCVPDVTDAPLHELKGQATHATVTETVSTMAVEIQRSTPADVALPHVPTVTPSNASLAASAKAASSRVLICVLGSVLPLLLLVLATMTVAIVRCSRARKEAKKTATDGYCWVSSGLDPRLEKLYESILTDDL